Proteins found in one Panicum hallii strain FIL2 chromosome 4, PHallii_v3.1, whole genome shotgun sequence genomic segment:
- the LOC112891039 gene encoding aspartyl protease family protein At5g10770-like: protein MAASHLFVCIILCTYYSVAHGGDDEHGFVTVLTSRSFQPEAAECSTTRVNLEPSRATVSLPLAHWHGPCAPLQTSEKPSFTERLRRSRARANYIRSRASTGTVSTQAGDDANVTIPAHLGGSVDSLEYVVTMGLGTPPVPQVVLMDTGSDLSWVQCAPCNSTACYPQKDPLFDPSKSSSYAAIPCSAGACRNLTVDDYGDGCVTSGGASQCAFAIEYGDGSHTRGVYSKETLTLAPGVTVEDFHFGCADDQEGSNDKYDGLIGLGGAPESLVVQTSSVYGSAFSYCLPAQNSEAGFLALGGAPSANTSGFLFTPMRVEEATFYVVTLTGVSVGGKQLDIPPVVFSHGMIVDSGTVITELPHTAYAALRSAFRSAMSAYPLLPPSEDLDTCYNLTGFSNVTVPTVALTFDGGATMDLDVPNGILLEGCLAFQEAGPDDFPGILGNVNQRTFEVHYDVSHGKVGFRAGAC from the exons TTCAGCCAGAAGCAGCAGAATGCTCGACAACAAGAG TGAACCTAGAGCCGAGCCGGGCCACGGTGTCCCTGCCACTAGCGCACTGGCACGGGCCGTGCGCGCCGTTGCAGACCTCTGAAAAGCCATCCTTCACCGAGAGGCTCCGCCGAAGCCGTGCCCGTGCGAACTACATCAGGAGCAGAGCGTCCACGGGTACGGTGAGCACGCAAGCAGGCGACGATGCCAACGTGACCATCCCGGCTCACCTGGGCGGCTCCGTGGACTCGCTGGAGTACGTGGTCACCATGGGCTTAGGCACGCCGCCCGTGCCGCAGGTCGTCCTCATGGACACCGGCAGCGACCTGTCGTGGGTGCAGTGCGCGCCGTGCAACTCCACCGCGTGCTACCCGCAGAAGGACCCCCTGTTCGACCCGAGCAAGTCTTCCTCGTACGCGGCCATCCCCTGCAGCGCCGGCGCGTGCAGgaacctcaccgtcgacgactATGGCGACGGCTGCGTCACGAGCGGCGGCGCTTCCCAGTGTGCGTTCGCCATCGAGTACGGGGACGGATCGCATACCAGGGGCGTGTACAGCAAGGAGACGCTGACGCTGGCGCCTGGGGTCACCGTCGAGGATTTCCATTTCGGCTGCGCCGACGATCAGGAAGGTTCGAACGACAAGTACGACGGCCTGATCGGGCTAGGCGGCGCGCCGGAGTCGCTCGTCGTGCAGACCTCTTCGGTCTATGGCAGCGCCTTCTCGTACTGCCTCCCGGCGCAGAACAGCGAGGCCGGGTTCCTAGCCCTTGGCGGCGCGCCGAGCGCCAACACATCGGGCTTCCTGTTCACGCCGATGCGCGTCGAGGAGGCCACGTTTTATGTGGTGACTCTCACCGGCGTCAGCGTCGGCGGGAAGCAGCTGGACATACCGCCGGTGGTGTTCTCTCACGGCATGATCGTAGACTCCGGCACGGTCATCACGGAGCTCCCGCACACGGCCTACGCGGCGCTGCGGAGTGCTTTCCGGAGCGCCATGTCCGCGTACCCGCTCTTGCCGCCGAGCGAAGACCTCGACACATGCTACAACCTCACCGGCTTCAGCAATGTCACGGTGCCGACGGTTGCCCTGACgttcgacggcggcgcgacgatgGACCTCGACGTCCCCAACGGGATTCTATTGGAGGGCTGCCTCGCTTTCCAGGAGGCAGGCCCGGACGACTTCCCCGGGATCCTCGGCAACGTGAACCAGCGTACGTTCGAGGTGCACTACGACGTCAGCCATGGCAAAGTGGGATTCCGGGCTGGTGCCTGCTGA
- the LOC112890504 gene encoding uncharacterized protein LOC112890504, translated as MGGSSLNIMYAENLHAMGIDRSRIPPSGAPFHGIVLGKQAIPLGKIDLPITFGDPTNYRTETLTFEVVGFHRSYHAILGQPSYMKFMAIHNYTYLKLKMPGPHGVITAGSSFQHVYQCEVESCELASTVIASEEHAAIKDETTEEVPNSNWASGSFEPAEGVKEVLVDPENSADKKVQVDIVLSSK; from the coding sequence ATGGGGGGTAGCAGCCTCAACATCATGTATGCGGAGAATCTGCATGCCATGGGCATCGATCGGTCGCGCATTCCGCCGTCGGGGGCGCCTTTCCACGGCATCGTGCTGGGAAAGCAAGCGATCCCGCTCGGGAAGATCGACCTGCCCATAACGTTTGGTGATCCGACCAACTATAGGACGGAGACCCTCACCTTTGAAGTGGTTGGGTTTCACAGATCCTACCATGCCATATTGGGGCAACCAAGCTACATGAAGTTCATGGCCATCCACAATTATACTTATCTGAAGCTCAAGATGCCGGGCCCGCATGGGGTCATCACCGCCGGCTCCTCCTTCCAACACGTCTATCAGTGTGAGGTGGAGAGCTGTGAGCTTGCCTCGACGGTCATCGCCTCCGAGGAACATGCGGCCATCAAGGATGAAACCACGGAGGAAGTGCCTAACTCCAATTGGGCTTCAGGATCCTTCGAGCCCGCGGAGGGTGTGAAGGAGGTCCTTGTTGACCCTGAGAACTCCGCAGACAAGAAGGTGCAGGTTGACATTGTGCTCTCCTCCAAATAG